The following proteins are encoded in a genomic region of Hydra vulgaris chromosome 05, alternate assembly HydraT2T_AEP:
- the LOC105843253 gene encoding neuropeptide Y receptor type 5 — translation MSANITQHESEEKWIKLTFTVTRYIILILGILGNALLIIALIKIRRYKKFVDKLIINSCAINVLLVSVSIPADLITRASQSYPFGDVGCKLLLPVSTYAVNTGVFTLLVIAFERWKVVAQPFSLINDGLRSVLIILTIHLCGIGTVIPYVVTLHRIYQPESSRLECSETWSYDSARLYTVALFAMQYVIPVPIMLAFYLKAWVIIQRRNLAVTRPMTPLFLNCEQSDNLEITRKTFSFSHEVEQRKNSEKSTPLLPLISRQKSFRRSSEIFMNYIFPTSMIEPTVLQHKALERRFRQSRDLLRTFTVVVMVFVVFMLPNQIYWITLYFSQNKQNHIVYNVVYILTYANCVFNPWIYGGLNQRFRKDFRCVMFRISSVFTN, via the coding sequence ATGTCTGCAAATATAACTCAACACGAGTCGGAAGAAAAATGGATTAAATTAACGTTTACTGTCACTCGgtatattattcttattttggGTATTTTAGGGAATGCACTTTTAATTATTGCATTAATTAAAATTCGAcgttataaaaagtttgttgataAGCTTATCATAAATTCATGTGCTATCAATGTTTTGCTGGTATCAGTTTCAATTCCAGCAGATCTAATTACGCGAGCTTCTCAAAGTTATCCGTTTGGAGATGTAGGGTGTAAGCTTTTATTACCTGTTTCTACGTACGCCGTAAACACAGGCGTGTTTACTTTATTAGTAATAGCATTTGAGCGTTGGAAAGTTGTTGCTCAAccatttagtttaattaatgaCGGGTTAAGATCTGTCTTAATTATATTAACCATTCATCTTTGCGGTATTGGAACTGTTATACCTTATGTGGTCACACTACATCGTATTTATCAACCTGAAAGCAGTAGATTAGAATGCAGTGAAACTTGGTCCTATGATTCGGCTCGTTTATACACCGTAGCATTGTTTGCAATGCAGTATGTCATTCCTGTTCCTATTATGCTTGCATTTTACCTAAAAGCATGGGTAATTATACAAAGAAGAAATCTGGCTGTCACTAGACCAATGactcctttatttttaaactgtgaACAAAGTGACAATTTAGAAATAACacgtaaaacattttcttttagtCACGAAGTCGAACAACGTAAAAACTCCGAAAAATCGACACCATTATTGCCGTTAATATCAAGACAAAAAAGTTTTCGACGCTCTAGCgagatttttatgaattatattttCCCAACCTCAATGATTGAACCGACAGTTTTACAGCATAAAGCTCTTGAACGACGATTTAGACAAAGTCGCGATTTATTACGCACATTCACCGTTGTTGTTATGGTATTTGTTGTATTTATGCTTCCAAACCAGATATATTGGATAACATTATACTTCagtcaaaacaaacaaaatcataTTGTTTATAATGTGGTTTATATACTGACATACGCCAATTGCGTTTTTAATCCATGGATCTACGGAGGTCTAAATCAAAGGTTCAGAAAAGATTTTAGATGCGTAATGTTTAGAATATCTTCTGTGTTTACCAATTAA